Proteins encoded together in one Lysinibacillus sp. FSL K6-0232 window:
- a CDS encoding YwqG family protein, whose amino-acid sequence MMREGWRKQAIVDILKKFGLVGEKELASLLMEYAQVSLQFTITEKENYQQIGNSRIAGRPDLPSSIEWPCTEDGEAYTFLTQINLSELPFLPSEHWPTMGMLYFFLGIDEPAYHIDHQVIYYNGDLTELALANIPEGIEEVNADERDFIAHRITWQPHLSLPDLGEDLDVLLEEHEDVYMEVCDVSDTLGGNLQTWAGDTQLDAYLCRNNMEELLFNTYKTPERVLQDMEDAIIDGRIQYANHLEKKVLPLLKQYKAQEEQHKQAAKKWQVLFSLSSLDEVNMCWWDAGYLEFLIHFKDLKEARFDNTYLNLATS is encoded by the coding sequence ATGATGCGAGAAGGCTGGCGTAAACAAGCGATTGTAGATATATTGAAGAAGTTCGGATTGGTAGGGGAGAAGGAACTGGCATCATTATTAATGGAGTATGCTCAAGTTTCCCTACAGTTTACCATTACAGAGAAGGAAAATTATCAGCAGATTGGCAATAGCCGTATAGCTGGACGTCCTGATTTACCATCATCTATTGAGTGGCCATGTACTGAAGATGGGGAGGCCTATACTTTTCTTACACAAATTAATCTAAGTGAATTGCCATTTTTACCTTCAGAGCATTGGCCAACAATGGGGATGCTATATTTCTTTTTAGGTATAGATGAGCCAGCTTATCATATCGATCATCAGGTTATTTATTATAATGGAGATTTAACAGAGCTTGCTTTAGCAAATATACCTGAAGGAATAGAAGAAGTGAATGCAGATGAGCGTGATTTTATTGCACACCGTATAACATGGCAGCCGCATTTATCATTGCCTGATTTGGGAGAGGATTTAGATGTGCTGTTAGAGGAGCATGAGGATGTGTATATGGAAGTATGTGACGTTAGTGATACGCTTGGCGGAAACCTGCAAACATGGGCTGGAGATACACAGCTCGATGCTTATTTATGCCGAAATAACATGGAAGAGCTACTATTTAATACGTATAAAACACCTGAACGCGTGCTACAAGATATGGAGGACGCCATAATAGATGGTCGTATACAATATGCGAATCATCTTGAAAAGAAGGTATTACCTCTTTTAAAGCAATATAAGGCACAAGAAGAGCAGCATAAGCAGGCTGCGAAAAAGTGGCAAGTGCTATTTTCTTTATCATCGTTAGATGAAGTAAATATGTGCTGGTGGGATGCTGGCTATTTGGAGTTTTTAATTCATTTTAAAGATTTAAAGGAAGCTCGCTTTGATAATACGTATTTGAATTTAGCAACAAGTTAA
- a CDS encoding SMI1/KNR4 family protein: MELYEPATTEDIQQVEQELQIVLPNVYKEFLCVSNGMLGNLATLYSTEGLIEMNKTYEVQDYAPGYVWIGNDNGGYHLLMKAEQGAANFQLVSDSYGVPEASDITDHFLSWLNSDQGNPWQNE; this comes from the coding sequence TTGGAGCTATATGAGCCAGCAACAACTGAGGATATTCAACAGGTTGAACAAGAGTTGCAGATTGTGCTACCAAACGTATATAAGGAGTTTTTATGTGTATCAAATGGTATGCTTGGCAATTTAGCAACATTGTATTCAACAGAGGGGTTAATCGAGATGAATAAAACATATGAAGTGCAAGATTATGCCCCTGGCTATGTTTGGATTGGGAATGACAATGGTGGCTATCATCTTTTAATGAAGGCTGAGCAGGGTGCAGCTAACTTTCAATTAGTCAGTGATAGCTATGGCGTTCCAGAGGCAAGTGATATAACAGATCATTTTCTTTCATGGCTGAATAGTGATCAAGGCAACCCTTGGCAAAATGAATAG
- a CDS encoding RNA polymerase sigma factor translates to MEFNEIYQEYGTLVYRFLMSLTQHEQLAEELTQETFYQAIKSADKFKGNSKVSTWLCQIAKHLWFQELAKRKRQEGQSALLDDHDDPSPTPDQILFSSENKVELFRLIHKLSETNKEVMLLRINGDFSFKEIGEVFGKSENWARVTFYRAKQKIIERMSTYES, encoded by the coding sequence GTGGAATTTAATGAAATATATCAAGAATACGGAACGCTTGTTTATCGGTTTTTAATGAGCTTGACGCAGCATGAACAATTAGCCGAGGAGCTGACTCAGGAAACCTTTTATCAGGCAATCAAGTCTGCGGATAAATTTAAAGGCAATTCAAAAGTGTCCACTTGGCTTTGTCAAATCGCCAAGCATTTATGGTTTCAAGAATTAGCAAAGAGAAAGCGTCAAGAGGGACAAAGCGCATTACTTGATGACCATGATGATCCTTCACCTACGCCTGACCAAATTTTATTTTCCTCTGAGAATAAGGTTGAGTTATTCCGTCTTATTCACAAGCTAAGCGAAACAAACAAAGAGGTTATGCTATTGAGAATAAATGGAGATTTTTCTTTCAAAGAAATTGGCGAGGTCTTTGGCAAATCAGAAAATTGGGCACGTGTCACCTTCTATCGAGCTAAACAGAAAATTATAGAGAGGATGAGTACCTATGAATCATGA
- a CDS encoding anti-sigma factor family protein, translating into MNHDIIKDLIPSYIDGMTSEESNRLIEEHVANCPACKKYLEDMKKTLAINTVEETKKVDILKKVKKSNRKKVIYSILSTLGIITLILGGLYWYYGRMWTTSSDDITQSIQQIDSTVEITYTPKKKNQVLLYTDISSQNQLTYIIYATRKTPFDPPLPEKLTFSIEFLDADTIYLPDGQTQHIMDDDVIEIQFADKMERINLKELYNQTY; encoded by the coding sequence ATGAATCATGATATTATCAAAGATTTGATTCCAAGCTATATCGATGGGATGACAAGTGAAGAAAGTAATCGTTTAATTGAGGAACATGTAGCGAATTGCCCTGCCTGCAAAAAATATCTGGAGGATATGAAAAAAACATTAGCTATTAATACTGTAGAAGAAACAAAAAAAGTAGATATTCTCAAAAAGGTAAAAAAATCGAACCGAAAAAAAGTAATTTATAGCATCCTATCAACACTCGGTATTATAACCCTTATACTGGGTGGTCTATATTGGTATTATGGGCGTATGTGGACTACTTCGTCAGATGATATAACGCAATCCATTCAACAGATTGATAGTACTGTGGAGATCACTTATACACCTAAAAAGAAAAATCAAGTGCTGCTGTACACTGATATTTCTTCTCAAAATCAGCTTACTTATATTATCTATGCAACGAGAAAAACACCCTTTGATCCCCCACTTCCAGAAAAGCTAACATTTTCAATAGAATTTTTAGACGCTGATACAATCTATCTACCAGATGGACAAACCCAGCATATTATGGATGATGATGTAATCGAAATCCAATTCGCTGATAAAATGGAGCGAATTAATTTAAAGGAACTTTATAACCAAACATACTAA
- a CDS encoding MOSC domain-containing protein, with protein sequence MEKNQATIHTLAVGMPQELHYGNGRSVITGIKKQAVPEVYLAAQGFKGDDVADKKHHGGPDRAVCLYPVEHYLQWEQELGKPLPVAAFGENLTVTNMTEANVCIGDIYKIGDTVIQITQGRVPCSTIDKYTEASTLMKRLIETGYTGFLARVLEEGTIYADSPIELLEQDPARISVLHCNEVYFQNKNADAMQRILEVEALADEWKQKLAKRIQVLQSRTVK encoded by the coding sequence ATGGAAAAAAATCAAGCAACAATTCATACGCTTGCTGTTGGTATGCCGCAGGAGCTACATTACGGCAATGGGCGCTCAGTAATAACAGGCATTAAAAAGCAAGCTGTACCTGAAGTTTATTTAGCCGCTCAAGGCTTTAAGGGAGATGATGTTGCAGATAAAAAGCATCATGGTGGCCCTGATCGTGCTGTTTGTTTATACCCAGTAGAGCATTACCTACAGTGGGAGCAGGAGCTTGGGAAACCATTGCCAGTAGCGGCGTTTGGTGAGAACTTAACTGTCACAAATATGACAGAAGCGAATGTTTGTATTGGCGATATTTATAAAATTGGTGATACAGTTATTCAAATTACACAGGGACGTGTGCCATGTAGCACCATTGATAAATATACCGAGGCAAGTACCTTGATGAAGCGTTTAATTGAAACAGGCTATACGGGCTTCCTTGCACGTGTGTTAGAGGAAGGGACAATTTATGCAGATTCACCAATTGAGCTCCTTGAACAAGACCCTGCTCGTATTTCGGTCTTGCATTGCAATGAAGTGTATTTTCAAAATAAAAATGCAGACGCAATGCAGCGTATTTTAGAGGTTGAAGCACTTGCAGATGAATGGAAGCAGAAATTAGCAAAAAGAATCCAAGTGCTACAAAGTCGTACAGTGAAGTAG
- a CDS encoding tyrosine-type recombinase/integrase: MRRIKNLKEERKVMHTFNDEEVKRILRDVKEYTYSNVRDKLILIILFDTGIRVSELCDIKVQGVTNKHPSDKPQRI, encoded by the coding sequence ATGAGGAGGATTAAGAACTTAAAAGAGGAACGCAAAGTCATGCATACTTTTAATGACGAAGAAGTGAAACGGATTTTACGTGATGTAAAGGAGTATACGTATTCAAACGTCCGTGACAAGTTGATTCTAATCATTTTATTCGATACAGGCATTCGTGTTAGTGAACTGTGCGATATTAAAGTACAAGGTGTTACTAATAAGCATCCCAGCGATAAGCCGCAAAGAATATAG
- the guaA gene encoding glutamine-hydrolyzing GMP synthase, whose product MSASPLLKEQEKIVVLDFGSQFNQLITRRIREFGVFSELHPHTVTAEEIKEMNAVGIIFSGGPNSVYDENAFHIDPAIFELDLPILGICYGMQLMAHTNGGKVEGAETREYGKAEIQVTTSNKLFGELPTEQIVWMSHGDHVTEVPAGFEVIATSASCSIAAMANVERKLYAVQFHPEVRHSVYGNDLLRQFVFDICEAKGDWSMANFIELEIAKIRETVGDKKVLCALSGGVDSSVVAVLIHKAIGDQLTCMFVDHNLNRKGEVEQVMKTFTEDFDMNLIKIDARKRFMDKLAGVSDPEQKRKIIGNEFIYVFDEEAAKLEGMDFLAQGTLYTDIIESGTSTAQTIKSHHNVGGLPEDMQFQLIEPLKTLFKDEVRALGLELGLDEKIVWRQPFPGPGLGIRVLGEVTEEKLEIVRESDYILREEIAKAGLDRDIWQYFTVLPDIRSVGVMGDARTYDYAIGIRAVTSIDGMTSDWARIPWDVLEKISVRLVNEVKHVNRVLYDITSKPPATIEWE is encoded by the coding sequence TTGTCAGCTAGCCCTTTATTAAAAGAGCAAGAAAAAATCGTTGTACTGGACTTTGGTAGCCAATTTAACCAATTAATTACGCGTCGTATCCGTGAATTTGGTGTTTTCAGTGAACTGCATCCACATACAGTAACAGCAGAAGAAATTAAAGAAATGAATGCAGTTGGTATTATTTTTTCAGGTGGTCCAAACTCTGTTTATGATGAAAATGCTTTCCATATTGATCCAGCTATCTTTGAACTAGATTTACCAATTTTAGGTATTTGCTATGGTATGCAATTAATGGCACATACAAATGGCGGGAAAGTTGAAGGTGCTGAAACGCGTGAATACGGTAAAGCTGAAATTCAAGTAACAACTTCCAATAAATTATTTGGTGAGCTACCAACTGAACAAATTGTTTGGATGAGTCATGGTGACCATGTAACAGAAGTCCCAGCCGGATTTGAAGTTATCGCAACTAGTGCATCTTGTTCGATTGCTGCAATGGCAAACGTAGAGCGTAAACTATATGCCGTACAGTTCCATCCAGAAGTACGTCACTCTGTTTATGGTAATGACTTATTACGTCAATTCGTATTCGACATCTGTGAAGCAAAAGGCGATTGGTCAATGGCAAACTTTATTGAGCTTGAAATCGCGAAAATCCGTGAAACAGTGGGCGATAAAAAAGTATTATGCGCCCTTTCTGGTGGTGTAGACTCATCAGTTGTAGCCGTATTAATCCATAAAGCAATTGGTGACCAACTAACATGTATGTTTGTTGACCATAACTTAAACCGTAAAGGCGAAGTAGAGCAAGTTATGAAAACATTCACAGAGGACTTTGATATGAATTTAATCAAAATCGATGCTCGTAAACGTTTTATGGACAAACTTGCTGGCGTATCTGACCCAGAGCAAAAGCGTAAAATCATTGGTAATGAATTTATTTATGTGTTCGATGAAGAAGCAGCGAAGCTTGAAGGCATGGATTTCTTAGCACAAGGTACACTGTACACAGATATTATTGAGTCTGGTACATCGACTGCACAAACAATTAAATCACACCATAATGTTGGTGGTCTGCCAGAAGATATGCAATTCCAGTTAATCGAGCCACTAAAAACATTATTCAAAGATGAAGTTCGTGCGTTAGGCTTAGAGCTTGGTCTTGACGAGAAAATCGTTTGGCGTCAACCATTCCCAGGTCCAGGATTAGGTATCCGTGTGCTTGGTGAGGTAACAGAAGAAAAGCTAGAAATTGTACGCGAATCAGACTATATTTTACGTGAGGAAATCGCTAAGGCTGGTCTTGATCGCGACATTTGGCAATACTTCACGGTATTACCTGATATCCGTTCAGTAGGCGTAATGGGCGATGCTCGTACGTATGACTATGCAATCGGTATCCGTGCCGTAACATCTATCGACGGCATGACTTCTGACTGGGCACGTATTCCTTGGGATGTACTAGAAAAAATCTCTGTACGCCTAGTCAACGAAGTAAAACACGTCAACCGTGTGCTGTACGATATTACATCTAAGCCCCCTGCAACGATTGAGTGGGAATAG